In Macrobrachium nipponense isolate FS-2020 chromosome 25, ASM1510439v2, whole genome shotgun sequence, one genomic interval encodes:
- the LOC135199280 gene encoding zinc finger protein 436-like has product MCRLKSHMRIHTGDKPYTCSICQRSFSQQSHLKRHLRTHTGEKPYTCSICQKSFSDSSTLAKHMRTHMGEKPYTCSICQKRFFESSYLRKHMRTHTGEKPYSCSICQKSFSDSGDLTKHMRTHTGEKPYTCSICQKSFFESSYLTKHMRTHTGEKPYSCSICQRGFSCLSHLKTHMRTHTGEKPFTCSVCQRSFSHQCALTKHMRTHTGEKPYTCSTCQKSFSSHWYLKEHMRIHTGEKPYTCSTCQKSFSQLTILKNHMKTHT; this is encoded by the coding sequence ATGTGCAGGCTGAAATCCCACATGAGAATTCATACAGGAGATAAACCTtatacttgctctatatgtcaaagaagtttttctcaacaAAGTCATCTCAAAAGACActtgagaactcatacaggagagaaaccatatacttgctctatatgtcaaaaaagtttttctgatTCAAGTACTCTCGcaaaacacatgagaactcatatgggagagaaaccatatacttgctctatatgtcaaaaaagATTTTTTGAATCAAGTTACCTCAgaaaacacatgagaactcatactggagagaaaccatattcttgctctatatgtcaaaaaagtttctCTGATTCAGGTGATCTCAcaaaacacatgagaactcatactggagagaaaccatacacttgctctatatgtcaaaaaagtttttttgaatCAAGTTATCTCAcaaaacacatgagaactcatactggagagaaaccatattcttgctctatatgtcaaagaggTTTTTCTTGTCTAAGCCAtctcaaaacacacatgagaactcatacaggagagaaaccattcacttgctctgtatgtcaaagaagtttttctcatcaATGTGCTCTCAcaaaacacatgagaactcatacaggagagaaaccatatacttgctctacatgtcaaaaaagtttttctagtCATTGGTATCTCAAAGAACACATGAGaattcatacaggagagaaaccatatacttgctctacatgtcaaaaaagtttttctcaattaactattttaaaaaatcacatgaaaactcatacatga